A genomic segment from Paraburkholderia hayleyella encodes:
- the fixJ gene encoding oxygen response regulator transcription factor FixJ produces the protein MNSPSLAVTQETVFVVDDDEAVRDSLRWLLEANGYRVQCFAGAEQFLEAWQPHQHPGQIACLILDVRMPGMSGLELQERLMADDALLPIIFVTGHGDVPMAVSTMKKGAMDFIEKPFDEAELRKLVERMLERARNESSSVQQQRATSERLSRLTAREHQVLERIMAGRLNKQIADDLGISIKTVEAHRANIMEKLNVNTVADLLRLALSNKPQPPQ, from the coding sequence ATGAACAGTCCCAGTCTGGCCGTCACACAGGAAACTGTCTTTGTTGTCGATGACGATGAGGCCGTGCGCGATTCGCTGCGCTGGCTGCTGGAAGCGAATGGTTATCGCGTCCAGTGCTTCGCCGGAGCCGAACAGTTTCTCGAAGCCTGGCAGCCCCATCAGCACCCCGGCCAGATCGCTTGCCTGATCCTTGACGTGCGCATGCCCGGCATGAGCGGCCTTGAGTTGCAAGAGCGCCTGATGGCCGACGATGCCCTGCTGCCGATCATCTTCGTCACGGGCCACGGCGACGTGCCGATGGCCGTTTCGACGATGAAAAAAGGCGCGATGGATTTCATCGAAAAGCCGTTCGATGAAGCCGAATTGCGCAAGCTCGTCGAACGCATGCTGGAGCGCGCACGCAACGAAAGCAGCAGCGTGCAGCAGCAGCGCGCCACTTCGGAGCGGCTCAGCCGGCTGACCGCGCGCGAACACCAGGTGCTGGAGCGGATCATGGCCGGACGCCTGAACAAGCAGATTGCCGACGATCTGGGCATCAGCATCAAGACCGTCGAAGCGCATCGCGCCAACATCATGGAAAAACTCAACGTCAACACGGTCGCTGACTTGCTGCGTCTCGCGCTCTCCAATAAGCCGCAGCCGCCGCAGTAA